In one Oscillospiraceae bacterium genomic region, the following are encoded:
- a CDS encoding methyltransferase: protein MESYEFLAGCYDELTVDVGYARWADYLEKHFARSPIPVHTVLDLACGTGSLTWLLAERGYEMIGVDRSGEMLAQAMDKARPVPGEAPMFLCQSMDRLDLYGTIDACVCCLDSVNYITRPKVLEKAFQRVHLFLMPGGTFLFDVNTPEKLRGLGGQMFIDETDDTYCVWRAEYSARRRVCTYGMDIFRLTPDGLWDRGEEVHEEYAYEPGELEDMLRRAGFEHIKRYGDKKLRAPVEGEERIFFTARKGRNTLG, encoded by the coding sequence ATGGAGAGCTATGAGTTCCTGGCGGGCTGCTACGACGAGCTGACGGTGGACGTGGGGTACGCCAGGTGGGCCGACTACCTGGAAAAGCACTTCGCCCGCAGCCCCATCCCGGTGCATACCGTGCTGGATCTGGCCTGCGGCACGGGCAGCCTGACCTGGCTTCTGGCCGAGCGGGGGTACGAGATGATCGGGGTGGACCGGTCCGGGGAGATGCTGGCCCAGGCCATGGACAAGGCCCGGCCGGTGCCCGGCGAGGCCCCCATGTTTCTGTGCCAATCCATGGACAGGCTGGACCTGTACGGCACCATCGACGCCTGCGTCTGCTGCCTGGACAGCGTGAACTATATCACCCGCCCCAAGGTGCTGGAGAAAGCCTTTCAGCGGGTGCACCTCTTCCTCATGCCCGGCGGCACCTTTCTCTTCGACGTGAACACGCCGGAGAAGCTGCGGGGCCTGGGCGGGCAGATGTTTATTGACGAGACGGACGACACATACTGTGTCTGGCGGGCGGAGTACTCCGCCCGGCGGCGTGTCTGCACCTACGGCATGGACATCTTCCGCCTCACCCCGGACGGCCTTTGGGACCGGGGGGAGGAGGTGCACGAGGAGTACGCCTACGAGCCCGGCGAGCTGGAGGACATGCTCCGCCGCGCCGGATTTGAACACATCAAACGGTATGGTGACAAGAAGCTCCGCGCCCCCGTGGAGGGGGAGGAGCGCATTTTTTTCACTGCGAGAAAGGGACGAAACACACTTGGCTGA
- the purA gene encoding adenylosuccinate synthetase produces the protein MVKAIVGANWGDEGKGKITDLLAEQSDVVVRFQGGANAGHTIICDYGKFALHQLPSGVFYPHITNVIGNGVALNVPSFLKELDTLAQGGVPAPRIIVDRRTQLMMPYHVLLDTYEEDRLAGRAFGSTKSGIAPFYSDKYAKLGVQVADLEDEGRLLAHLEAVCQLKNVLMEHLYHKPLLDARAIFDELMGYREALRPYVGDAVSFVHQALEQGKQVLLEGQLGSMKDPDMGIYPFTTSSHTLAAFGAVGGGVPVTAIRDIVAVTKAYSSAVGAGAFVSELFGGEADTLRLRGGDAGEFGATTGRPRRVGWFDAVATRYGCMVQGATEAVLTAIDVLGYLDEIKVCTGYEIDGAVTDRFPASSLLDRAKPVYETLPGWKCDVRGETDYEKLPRAARDYVDFIEARIGVPIRTVSTGPKRHEIAYRK, from the coding sequence ATGGTCAAGGCAATTGTTGGCGCAAACTGGGGCGACGAGGGCAAGGGCAAAATCACCGACCTGCTCGCCGAACAGTCCGACGTGGTCGTCCGCTTCCAGGGCGGGGCCAACGCGGGCCACACCATCATCTGCGACTACGGAAAATTCGCCCTGCACCAGCTTCCCTCCGGGGTATTTTACCCCCATATCACCAACGTCATCGGCAACGGGGTGGCCCTCAACGTGCCCTCCTTCCTCAAGGAGCTGGACACCCTGGCGCAGGGCGGCGTGCCCGCCCCCCGCATCATCGTGGACCGGCGCACCCAGCTGATGATGCCCTACCACGTGCTGCTGGACACCTACGAGGAGGACCGGCTGGCGGGCCGGGCCTTCGGCTCCACCAAGTCGGGCATCGCCCCCTTCTACTCCGACAAGTACGCCAAGCTGGGCGTGCAGGTGGCCGACCTGGAGGACGAGGGGCGGCTGCTGGCCCACTTGGAGGCGGTCTGCCAGCTCAAAAACGTGCTGATGGAGCACCTGTACCACAAGCCCCTGCTGGACGCCAGGGCCATCTTCGACGAGCTGATGGGCTACCGGGAGGCGCTGCGCCCCTACGTGGGGGACGCGGTCTCCTTCGTGCACCAGGCCCTGGAGCAGGGCAAGCAGGTGCTGCTGGAGGGCCAGCTGGGCTCCATGAAGGACCCCGACATGGGCATCTACCCCTTCACCACCTCCTCCCACACCCTGGCCGCCTTCGGCGCGGTGGGCGGCGGCGTGCCGGTCACCGCCATCCGGGACATCGTGGCCGTGACCAAGGCCTACTCCAGCGCCGTGGGTGCGGGGGCCTTCGTCAGCGAGCTCTTCGGCGGGGAGGCCGACACCCTGCGCCTCCGGGGCGGCGACGCGGGCGAGTTCGGCGCCACCACCGGGCGTCCCCGCCGGGTGGGCTGGTTCGACGCGGTGGCCACCCGGTACGGCTGCATGGTCCAGGGGGCCACCGAGGCGGTGCTCACCGCCATCGACGTGCTGGGCTACCTGGACGAGATCAAGGTCTGCACCGGGTACGAGATCGACGGCGCGGTCACCGACCGCTTCCCCGCCTCCTCCCTGCTGGACCGGGCCAAGCCGGTCTACGAGACCCTGCCCGGCTGGAAGTGCGACGTGCGGGGTGAGACCGACTACGAAAAGCTGCCCCGCGCCGCCCGGGACTACGTGGACTTTATCGAGGCCCGCATCGGCGTGCCCATCAGGACGGTGTCCACCGGGCCCAAGCGCCACGAGATCGCCTACAGGAAGTAA
- a CDS encoding MarR family transcriptional regulator, with the protein MEHIKPPDELEQIFSQLNSRANKLYKFVMLYHDYITQQRDYGTGQMINMVEVHTLTLIEENPGVTVTRLALLWNRTKGAVSQTIKKLEQKGYIYRQKEPDNAKEVHFFATPEGVALSNAHKAYDTRDITETMALLMRRHTAAELDTFYSVIDTYTALMEEE; encoded by the coding sequence ATGGAACATATAAAACCGCCCGACGAGCTGGAGCAGATCTTCTCCCAGCTCAACAGCCGGGCCAACAAGCTGTACAAGTTCGTGATGCTCTACCACGACTATATCACCCAGCAGCGGGACTACGGCACCGGGCAGATGATCAACATGGTGGAGGTCCACACCCTCACCCTCATTGAGGAGAACCCCGGCGTCACCGTGACCCGGCTGGCCCTGCTGTGGAACCGCACCAAGGGCGCGGTGTCCCAGACCATCAAGAAGCTGGAGCAGAAGGGGTATATCTACCGCCAGAAGGAGCCGGACAACGCCAAGGAGGTCCACTTCTTCGCCACGCCGGAGGGGGTGGCCCTCTCCAACGCCCACAAGGCCTACGACACCCGGGACATCACCGAGACCATGGCCCTGCTGATGCGTCGCCACACCGCCGCGGAGCTGGACACCTTCTACAGCGTTATCGACACCTACACCGCCCTCATGGAGGAGGAGTAG
- the PatB gene encoding cystathionine beta-lyase: MTQQYDFDTVRSRRGMGAAKWNWARNSEGVLPEGVVPLSVADMEFRAAPEIIRALHDTAEHGLWGYTEPDGSYREAVASWMERHHGWKIEKDWILQTSGVVQMLYSAVRAFTEPGDSVIIQTPVYYPFYNAIAKNGRTILENPLKRDGMDYAMDFDDLREKAKRAKMLILCSPHNPVGRVWTREELTELADICLENNLLVVADEIHADLVYAPHVHTPYGTLDGKYMQRCIIGTAASKTFSLAGLCCANAIIPNPDIRARLEAQVNLDGCYTYSIFGMEALKAAYTQCDGWYAALLDYLWGNYRYFKTFMAEHFPKVPVADLQGTYLVWFDCSSFGLEPQALERFMQDEAGLFLDEGYIFGQCGACFERINLACPRAVLEAALGRLLEAAQRRGIV; the protein is encoded by the coding sequence ATGACGCAGCAGTACGATTTCGACACGGTGCGCTCACGCCGCGGTATGGGGGCCGCCAAATGGAACTGGGCCCGCAACAGCGAAGGGGTGCTCCCCGAGGGGGTGGTCCCCCTTTCGGTGGCGGATATGGAGTTCCGGGCCGCGCCCGAGATCATCCGGGCCCTGCACGACACGGCCGAGCACGGCCTTTGGGGCTATACCGAGCCCGACGGCTCCTACCGGGAGGCCGTGGCCTCCTGGATGGAGCGCCACCACGGCTGGAAAATTGAAAAGGACTGGATTCTCCAGACCTCCGGCGTGGTGCAGATGCTCTACAGCGCGGTGCGCGCCTTTACGGAGCCGGGGGACAGCGTGATCATACAGACCCCGGTCTACTACCCCTTCTACAACGCCATCGCCAAGAACGGGCGCACCATCCTGGAAAACCCCCTCAAGCGGGACGGGATGGATTACGCCATGGACTTTGACGATCTGCGGGAGAAGGCCAAGCGCGCCAAAATGCTCATCCTCTGCTCCCCCCACAACCCGGTGGGCCGGGTGTGGACCCGGGAGGAGCTGACCGAGCTGGCGGACATCTGCCTGGAAAACAACCTGCTGGTGGTGGCGGACGAGATCCACGCCGACCTGGTCTACGCGCCCCACGTCCACACGCCCTACGGCACGCTGGATGGGAAGTATATGCAACGCTGCATCATCGGCACCGCCGCCAGTAAGACCTTCTCCCTGGCCGGCCTGTGCTGCGCCAACGCCATTATCCCCAACCCGGACATCCGCGCCAGGCTGGAGGCCCAGGTAAACCTGGACGGGTGCTACACCTACAGCATCTTCGGCATGGAGGCCCTGAAGGCCGCCTACACCCAATGTGACGGGTGGTACGCCGCACTGCTGGACTACCTGTGGGGCAATTACCGGTATTTCAAAACCTTTATGGCCGAGCACTTCCCCAAGGTGCCGGTGGCGGATCTCCAGGGCACCTACCTGGTGTGGTTCGACTGCTCCAGCTTCGGCCTGGAGCCCCAGGCCCTGGAGCGGTTCATGCAGGACGAGGCCGGCCTCTTCCTGGACGAGGGCTACATCTTCGGCCAGTGCGGGGCGTGCTTCGAGCGCATCAACCTGGCCTGCCCCCGCGCCGTGCTCGAGGCGGCGCTGGGGCGCCTGCTGGAGGCGGCCCAGCGCCGCGGTATCGTATAG
- a CDS encoding sodium:proton antiporter has protein sequence MELGFLVVVPTLLVLALAIVTRREIEPLIVGCLLGCIMLSGTGFLQALIGHGYAAMTDPGFTMVAIASFGFSGLIGLMNYTHGAEKFSEKSALLIKGERSAGLMTWLVCWALFVDDYMHALVASATMKNIADRFHMPRKVLTYMANSTAAAMAVLVPTTVWSSFFMGIFENEYLAPLGLNGYGLYIGSIKFFIYPIVAIVMTLLVGIKVLPATKAMRAQTETAAMAEDNVARSFEPKASYFVLPMAVVIAATILGGGDIIFGIYVGIIVAFAMYAIKRVGTWQALRTAFLDGAGTILPTVIMLFFTFTLVQVNAELGFTEYVVELAKPLMSANLLPAVIFVICSLICFSSGSYWGTAALITPIACALAISGGANVFLTLGAIVSGAVFGSSACLFGDTNNLAASGAGVNPSEHTVAQLPLCFLGWGIALALFILLGFVA, from the coding sequence ATGGAACTTGGCTTTCTGGTTGTGGTTCCGACGCTGCTGGTTCTTGCTCTGGCCATTGTTACCAGACGCGAGATTGAGCCGCTGATCGTGGGCTGTCTCCTGGGATGCATCATGCTCAGCGGAACCGGCTTCCTGCAGGCCCTAATCGGCCATGGCTATGCGGCTATGACCGATCCCGGCTTTACCATGGTCGCTATTGCTTCCTTTGGCTTTTCCGGTCTGATCGGCCTGATGAACTATACCCATGGCGCGGAAAAGTTTTCGGAAAAGTCCGCGCTTCTGATCAAGGGCGAGCGCAGCGCGGGCCTTATGACCTGGCTGGTGTGTTGGGCGCTGTTTGTGGATGACTACATGCACGCTCTGGTGGCCAGCGCCACGATGAAAAACATCGCGGACCGTTTTCATATGCCCCGGAAGGTCTTGACCTATATGGCCAACAGCACCGCCGCGGCTATGGCGGTTCTGGTCCCCACCACCGTGTGGTCCAGCTTCTTCATGGGTATTTTTGAAAATGAGTATCTGGCCCCTCTTGGCTTGAACGGCTACGGACTTTACATCGGCTCCATCAAATTTTTCATCTATCCGATTGTGGCGATCGTTATGACCCTGCTGGTGGGTATTAAGGTACTCCCCGCCACAAAGGCCATGCGTGCGCAGACCGAAACTGCCGCCATGGCCGAGGACAACGTCGCGCGTTCATTTGAACCCAAGGCCAGCTATTTTGTCCTGCCGATGGCAGTCGTTATTGCGGCCACCATCCTGGGCGGCGGCGACATTATTTTCGGTATCTACGTCGGTATCATCGTTGCTTTTGCCATGTACGCCATTAAGCGCGTCGGCACCTGGCAGGCGCTTCGCACCGCGTTCCTGGACGGCGCCGGGACGATCCTGCCAACTGTCATCATGCTGTTCTTCACCTTTACGCTGGTGCAGGTTAACGCGGAGCTGGGCTTCACCGAGTATGTGGTGGAGCTGGCCAAGCCGCTCATGAGCGCGAATCTGCTGCCCGCCGTCATCTTCGTCATTTGCAGCCTTATCTGTTTCAGCAGCGGATCCTACTGGGGCACCGCCGCGCTGATTACCCCAATTGCCTGCGCACTGGCCATTTCCGGCGGTGCAAACGTGTTTCTAACGCTCGGCGCCATCGTCTCCGGCGCGGTATTCGGCAGCAGCGCCTGCCTCTTTGGCGACACCAACAACCTGGCGGCCTCCGGTGCGGGGGTAAACCCCAGCGAACACACCGTGGCGCAGCTGCCCCTGTGCTTCCTCGGCTGGGGAATTGCGCTTGCCCTATTTATTTTGCTCGGTTTTGTGGCCTGA
- the hslO gene encoding 33 kDa chaperonin — MADQIVRVLAKDAPVKASAITAKVLVERARQIHKTLPVATAALGRSLMACSLLGNQLKEAEGSVTLRIKGGGPLGTVTAVSDSGGNVRGYVQNPEVDLPLRGPAKLDVGSAVGREGTLTIIKDLRMKEPYVGTVPLVSGEIAEDVTAYLAESEQIPSACALGVLVDTDQSVLCAGGYLIQLLPGADDAVISAVERGVAAVGPVTEALRGGMTALELLRQVLKDFELEILAEEPVEYRCYCSRDRVTAALVSMGREELAGLIEEQGRAELTCQFCDKVYDYGREELTALLAGM, encoded by the coding sequence TTGGCTGATCAGATTGTACGCGTATTGGCAAAGGACGCGCCGGTAAAGGCCAGCGCCATCACCGCAAAGGTGCTGGTGGAGCGCGCCCGGCAGATCCACAAGACCCTGCCCGTGGCCACCGCGGCCCTGGGCCGCTCCCTCATGGCCTGCTCCCTGCTGGGCAACCAGCTCAAGGAGGCGGAGGGCTCCGTCACCCTGCGCATCAAGGGCGGCGGGCCGCTGGGCACCGTCACCGCCGTGTCCGACAGCGGCGGCAACGTGCGGGGCTACGTCCAGAACCCGGAGGTGGATCTCCCCCTCAGGGGCCCCGCCAAGCTGGACGTGGGCTCCGCCGTGGGCCGGGAGGGCACCCTGACCATCATCAAGGACCTGCGCATGAAGGAGCCCTACGTGGGCACCGTGCCCCTGGTCTCGGGGGAGATCGCCGAGGACGTGACGGCCTATCTGGCCGAGAGCGAGCAGATCCCCTCCGCCTGCGCCCTGGGGGTGCTGGTGGACACCGACCAGAGCGTGCTGTGCGCCGGGGGCTACCTGATCCAGCTGCTGCCCGGCGCCGACGACGCGGTGATCTCCGCCGTGGAGCGGGGCGTGGCCGCGGTGGGGCCGGTGACCGAGGCCCTGCGGGGCGGCATGACCGCCCTGGAGCTGCTGCGGCAGGTGCTGAAGGATTTTGAGCTGGAGATCCTGGCAGAGGAGCCGGTGGAGTACCGCTGCTACTGCAGCCGGGACCGGGTGACGGCGGCCCTGGTGAGCATGGGGCGGGAGGAGCTGGCCGGCCTCATCGAGGAGCAGGGCAGGGCCGAGCTGACGTGCCAGTTCTGCGACAAGGTGTACGACTACGGCCGGGAGGAGCTCACGGCGCTGCTGGCCGGGATGTAG
- a CDS encoding ferritin, which translates to MKKKQLLGPVPVKPVVWKRVLKWEGEPVLTLSLRRPSLPGETAGERRVERCYARLEERWRERWEGALYRQACAAAAESRAQSRPFRPWEAALDYTLTLQTDTLLSLYLDAYEYTGGAHGMTARHADTWEPHTGTVRTLGSFFPPRRRWRHLVLLDMQAQARKRIASGESLFFDDWQERMAREFCAERFYLTQEGIAVFYPLYTIAPYAEGIPVFVLPMPGRDPQEKA; encoded by the coding sequence ATGAAAAAGAAGCAGCTTTTAGGCCCCGTCCCCGTGAAGCCCGTCGTGTGGAAGCGGGTGCTCAAATGGGAGGGGGAGCCCGTGCTCACGCTCTCCCTGCGCCGCCCCTCCCTCCCCGGGGAAACCGCGGGGGAGCGGCGGGTGGAGCGCTGCTATGCCCGCCTGGAGGAGCGCTGGCGGGAGCGCTGGGAGGGCGCGCTCTACCGGCAGGCCTGCGCCGCGGCGGCGGAGAGCCGGGCACAGTCCCGCCCCTTCCGGCCCTGGGAGGCGGCGCTGGACTACACGCTCACCCTCCAGACCGACACGCTGCTGAGCCTGTACCTGGACGCCTATGAGTACACCGGCGGGGCCCACGGCATGACCGCCCGCCACGCCGACACCTGGGAGCCCCACACGGGCACGGTGCGCACCCTGGGCTCCTTCTTCCCGCCCCGCAGGCGCTGGAGGCACCTGGTGCTGCTGGATATGCAGGCCCAGGCCCGCAAGCGCATCGCCTCCGGCGAGTCCCTCTTCTTTGACGACTGGCAGGAGCGCATGGCGCGGGAGTTCTGCGCGGAGCGCTTCTACCTGACCCAGGAGGGCATCGCGGTCTTTTACCCGCTCTACACCATCGCGCCCTACGCCGAGGGCATCCCGGTCTTTGTGCTGCCCATGCCCGGCCGGGATCCGCAGGAAAAAGCCTGA